A single region of the Thermococcus paralvinellae genome encodes:
- a CDS encoding DUF835 domain-containing protein → MLGLDILAAIFVFRAYLKTKRKSALIFSLAWLSDFLAILSAGFSMHEVNSFFIALFGALITYGMLVFLEEEKESVTLSQMRKSTAIPPLFVVYLILLKWYGGINEWTFIIGGPWFIAGAFLIFAGIFMKNLTTTYEKSAKHLYYGFVLFGLHLLPYPFFAREEWYAPIGLTASTILIVWLTTAMIRLVLSPRFTKLYEITKEVEEITIDIKPGVLIVNQEEYKELKEKLKDMPVLAFLRDISNVPERWEYFFVTTALKDGVQNAVSPTDLAKMTELIYRYLKTAADANTTGIIIIDCLEYLLVYNELSAVMKFLTKLRDFVLVNNGTLILVAEKSALGEKNWALLTKLLGQ, encoded by the coding sequence GTGCTTGGTCTGGATATATTGGCTGCTATCTTTGTTTTTCGAGCATATTTAAAAACTAAACGAAAATCTGCATTAATCTTTTCACTTGCATGGCTTTCAGATTTCTTGGCAATATTATCAGCTGGTTTTAGCATGCATGAGGTGAATTCATTCTTTATTGCTCTATTTGGAGCATTGATCACTTATGGGATGTTAGTCTTTTTAGAGGAGGAGAAGGAATCTGTAACCTTAAGTCAAATGAGAAAAAGTACTGCAATCCCCCCATTATTTGTTGTATACCTCATACTTTTAAAATGGTATGGAGGAATCAATGAATGGACGTTTATTATTGGAGGTCCATGGTTTATAGCAGGTGCATTCCTAATCTTTGCAGGGATTTTTATGAAAAACCTAACTACTACTTATGAAAAGAGTGCTAAACATCTCTATTATGGATTTGTCCTGTTTGGACTTCACCTATTACCCTATCCATTCTTTGCACGTGAGGAATGGTATGCACCAATTGGACTCACAGCTTCAACTATCCTAATCGTTTGGCTGACAACTGCCATGATACGTTTGGTTTTATCCCCACGGTTTACCAAGTTATATGAAATAACAAAAGAGGTAGAAGAAATAACAATAGATATTAAACCTGGAGTTCTAATTGTGAATCAGGAAGAGTACAAGGAGCTAAAAGAGAAATTAAAGGATATGCCAGTACTAGCATTCTTAAGAGACATTTCAAATGTTCCAGAAAGATGGGAATACTTTTTTGTCACCACGGCTCTCAAAGACGGAGTACAAAATGCAGTGTCTCCAACGGATTTAGCAAAGATGACAGAACTCATATATAGATACCTAAAAACTGCTGCTGATGCCAATACTACTGGAATTATAATCATTGACTGTCTTGAATATCTTCTCGTTTACAATGAGCTATCGGCAGTTATGAAATTCCTTACCAAGCTGAGAGACTTTGTTCTAGTCAACAATGGCACATTAATTTTAGTTGCCGAGAAATCTGCTTTAGGTGAAAAGAACTGGGCATTATTGACTAAGTTATTAGGCCAATAA
- a CDS encoding AMP-binding protein — protein MAKFVVGKAAPEHFEDLRYTAKKAAETTEYWKERFSGIDIESMTPETLVSNLNSLYITPKNLYDTEKVWPAYIKNYDIFYTVVRTSGTTGQPKRIPYTLDDKRRVARQFIPWLEYFEKGDRIASFFPPLPSASGIMGYGAVEELKLNVAYFQVPIQFLRMPDILLNELRAIRPTHLFCLTTTAFLLGLKLPEDIREDVRVILVGGETLTEELAKATLENFPNAMIIDALGMSEEGAVGYRIVTRKKTTNFSFPESIIVLKSNEDDEYKEYHKLYVTKVMRKGELTGLPLFNYDAGDLARVENGQIKSIIRINDAISLAGATLYLDQVISIVHRYPFLVDFVILYYPLSPSNPKPKAIIRVGYVGEKPAGIEDEIRSLIYEGNNPVRYEVEESKQAELIIEAVPAEKVREGLPQKPGKTKRIFIVGKDI, from the coding sequence ATGGCCAAGTTCGTGGTTGGTAAAGCTGCCCCGGAACATTTCGAAGACCTCAGATATACTGCAAAAAAAGCTGCAGAGACTACCGAATACTGGAAAGAAAGGTTTTCTGGAATAGACATTGAAAGCATGACTCCGGAAACTCTTGTTTCAAATTTGAACTCTCTGTATATAACCCCCAAGAATCTCTACGATACTGAGAAGGTGTGGCCAGCTTACATCAAAAACTATGACATTTTCTACACCGTTGTCAGAACAAGTGGTACAACTGGTCAACCAAAGAGAATTCCGTATACCCTCGATGACAAGAGAAGGGTTGCAAGACAGTTCATCCCATGGCTTGAATACTTCGAGAAAGGGGACAGAATAGCCTCATTCTTCCCGCCTTTGCCATCTGCCTCGGGCATTATGGGATACGGGGCAGTTGAGGAGCTCAAGCTCAATGTAGCATACTTTCAAGTTCCAATTCAGTTTTTAAGGATGCCCGATATACTCTTAAATGAGCTAAGGGCAATCAGACCAACTCATCTTTTCTGCCTGACGACAACGGCATTTCTGCTTGGACTGAAGCTTCCGGAGGATATAAGGGAGGACGTGAGAGTAATCCTTGTGGGTGGCGAAACTCTAACTGAAGAACTAGCAAAAGCAACACTGGAGAACTTTCCAAATGCCATGATAATAGACGCACTTGGAATGTCCGAGGAGGGTGCTGTAGGATACAGGATCGTTACGAGAAAGAAAACAACGAACTTCTCCTTCCCAGAGTCGATCATAGTTCTGAAGAGCAATGAGGACGATGAATACAAAGAATACCACAAATTGTATGTAACAAAGGTCATGAGGAAAGGAGAACTTACCGGGCTTCCTTTGTTTAACTATGATGCCGGAGACTTAGCAAGAGTCGAAAATGGACAAATAAAGAGCATAATCAGAATAAATGATGCAATAAGCTTGGCTGGAGCAACACTGTATCTCGATCAGGTTATAAGTATTGTCCACAGATATCCATTCCTAGTTGACTTCGTGATCCTTTATTATCCACTCTCACCCAGCAATCCAAAGCCAAAAGCCATCATAAGAGTTGGATACGTAGGAGAAAAGCCCGCTGGAATTGAGGATGAAATCAGAAGCCTGATATACGAGGGTAACAATCCAGTGAGGTATGAAGTTGAGGAGTCAAAACAAGCAGAGCTTATAATTGAAGCCGTGCCGGCTGAAAAAGTTAGGGAAGGACTTCCACAAAAACCTGGAAAAACTAAGAGAATTTTCATAGTTGGAAAGGATATTTGA
- a CDS encoding HD domain-containing protein gives MDGKIIHDPIHGSMKIKGVILDLVKTPEFQRLRSIRQLGLAYLVYPGANHSRFEHSLGAYNIASRLAQEVELSEDEKTLLEMGALLHDIGHGPFSHTFEQIYKHYVKEYDHMRLGQNIILGKIDIIDGDIDNRKFIPEIIESYGYSPKEVADLILGKYEKRYLGQMLHGDVDVDQIDYLMRDAHYTGVAHGIIDIERLLKVLKIHDGQLVVDEKGIEAVEGMMVARALMYSRVYFHHTVKIAEGMLTRALEFALEEGHLWDFWKMTDCRVFVELEDLEGYPGEIVRRIKYRDIYKAAVLASADELSAEEKKELLSAYRNVKRRQEIERNLADAVGAKEGEVILEFSIADLMLSEPRLKATEINVLLHTGELQPLTKVTPLANALKRRQTPRWAVLIASPAKYVDKVREVWKKVIFS, from the coding sequence ATGGACGGAAAGATAATCCATGACCCTATTCATGGGAGCATGAAAATTAAAGGAGTCATTCTGGATTTAGTGAAGACTCCAGAGTTTCAGAGACTTAGAAGCATAAGACAGCTTGGATTGGCCTATCTTGTGTATCCAGGAGCAAATCACTCACGTTTTGAGCATTCCCTTGGAGCTTATAATATAGCGAGCAGGCTAGCTCAAGAGGTTGAGCTTAGCGAGGACGAGAAAACTTTACTCGAAATGGGAGCTTTGCTTCACGACATAGGACACGGCCCGTTCTCTCACACATTTGAGCAGATTTACAAGCACTATGTTAAAGAATATGACCACATGCGCCTCGGTCAGAACATAATCCTCGGAAAAATAGATATCATTGATGGAGACATAGACAACAGAAAGTTCATTCCAGAGATAATTGAGAGTTATGGCTATTCACCAAAAGAAGTTGCTGACTTGATTTTGGGCAAATACGAGAAGCGCTATCTGGGTCAAATGCTTCATGGAGATGTGGACGTTGACCAGATTGATTATCTCATGAGAGATGCTCACTATACTGGTGTTGCTCATGGAATAATCGACATTGAGAGACTTTTAAAAGTCCTAAAAATTCATGATGGGCAGCTTGTGGTAGATGAAAAAGGAATTGAAGCAGTGGAGGGAATGATGGTTGCCAGAGCTTTGATGTATTCGAGAGTTTACTTCCATCATACAGTTAAAATTGCCGAAGGAATGCTGACAAGAGCTTTGGAGTTTGCTCTTGAAGAAGGTCATCTTTGGGACTTCTGGAAAATGACTGACTGCAGAGTTTTTGTGGAGCTTGAGGATCTCGAGGGCTATCCTGGTGAAATCGTAAGGCGCATTAAGTACAGGGACATATACAAAGCAGCCGTATTAGCAAGTGCAGATGAGCTTTCTGCAGAGGAGAAAAAAGAACTGCTAAGTGCATATAGAAACGTCAAGAGAAGACAAGAAATCGAGAGAAATCTGGCTGATGCTGTTGGAGCTAAAGAAGGGGAAGTAATTCTTGAATTCTCCATTGCCGATTTGATGCTGAGTGAACCAAGACTAAAAGCCACTGAGATTAATGTATTGCTCCATACTGGAGAACTGCAACCCCTTACAAAAGTGACTCCCCTAGCAAACGCATTGAAGAGAAGACAAACTCCAAGATGGGCTGTGCTTATTGCTTCACCGGCAAAATACGTAGATAAAGTTAGGGAAGTTTGGAAAAAAGTAATTTTCAGCTGA
- a CDS encoding transcriptional regulator — protein sequence MIEKERLIRVVESILRGTGFRTARMEFKGACFDLVASRLFLLLFIKVLQNIDTLTKEQAEDLKRLAKFFQASPLIVGLKTKNDELEEGVVYERFGIYALNPQTLYDVIVENELPAIFAERGGFYVKINGEYLRYLREKYGYSIGELAELLGVSRKSLQNYERGEQAVSLDVALRLEEIFNEPLAKPIDILHAKVEAKLDVKPENNLEREIFERLKALGMGVVKIKKAPFNAISKEEEFKILTGIDQRKTKTTVKRAQMVNEVSKVIQSDGVFILEKTKTEVVGEIPLIPKKALSEIKDADELIEMIEELKKEIKKRVFS from the coding sequence ATGATAGAAAAGGAAAGATTGATTAGGGTTGTTGAGAGCATCTTGCGAGGCACGGGATTTAGGACAGCGAGAATGGAATTTAAAGGTGCGTGCTTCGACTTAGTAGCGAGTAGGTTATTCTTGTTGCTCTTCATCAAAGTTTTACAGAACATTGACACGCTTACAAAGGAACAAGCTGAAGATTTAAAGCGCTTAGCCAAGTTCTTCCAAGCCTCACCGCTGATAGTTGGGCTCAAGACCAAAAACGATGAGCTTGAGGAGGGGGTAGTTTACGAGCGCTTTGGAATCTATGCATTAAACCCACAAACTCTCTACGATGTGATAGTTGAAAATGAACTGCCAGCAATTTTTGCCGAGAGAGGGGGCTTTTATGTCAAAATAAACGGTGAATATCTCAGATATCTAAGGGAAAAATATGGATACAGCATCGGCGAACTCGCTGAGCTGTTGGGAGTTTCAAGAAAAAGCCTGCAAAACTATGAAAGAGGAGAACAGGCTGTCAGCTTAGATGTTGCCCTCAGATTAGAAGAGATATTCAACGAGCCTCTGGCTAAGCCTATTGATATTCTGCACGCAAAAGTTGAGGCTAAGCTTGATGTAAAGCCAGAGAACAATCTTGAAAGGGAAATTTTTGAGCGATTGAAGGCCCTTGGAATGGGAGTCGTGAAAATCAAAAAAGCTCCATTTAATGCAATTTCAAAAGAAGAAGAGTTTAAGATTCTAACAGGGATAGACCAGAGGAAAACCAAGACAACTGTGAAAAGAGCCCAAATGGTCAACGAAGTTAGTAAGGTAATCCAGAGTGATGGGGTATTTATCTTGGAAAAAACCAAAACAGAGGTCGTCGGGGAGATTCCCCTGATACCTAAAAAAGCTCTCTCAGAAATTAAAGATGCTGATGAGCTAATTGAGATGATTGAAGAGTTGAAGAAAGAGATAAAGAAAAGAGTTTTCAGCTGA
- a CDS encoding GNAT family N-acetyltransferase translates to MQRPIILKGKRVSLGVLLREDIPKVWLWYNDRDVRRYLSSPDAVFYFEDEMEWYERVKRENEKHRVFAIVENKGSSLVGIIGVHRIDHKNGHAEIGYFLSKEYWGKRYATEAVKLVLDYCFKWLNLRKVYARVYECNIASQRVLEKNGFKCVERLRKHVHIPEEGFADVLFYELFKDEWENVKNIGNNR, encoded by the coding sequence ATGCAACGGCCTATAATCCTGAAAGGTAAGAGAGTCTCTCTTGGTGTTCTCTTGAGAGAAGACATACCGAAGGTTTGGTTATGGTACAATGATAGAGATGTGAGGAGATATCTGTCCTCACCAGATGCTGTGTTCTATTTTGAAGATGAAATGGAGTGGTACGAAAGAGTTAAACGGGAAAATGAAAAGCATAGAGTTTTTGCAATCGTTGAGAACAAAGGTAGTTCTCTCGTTGGAATTATCGGTGTTCATAGGATTGACCACAAAAATGGACATGCCGAGATAGGATACTTTTTGAGCAAGGAATATTGGGGGAAGAGATATGCAACAGAAGCCGTAAAATTAGTCTTGGATTACTGCTTCAAATGGCTCAATCTAAGGAAAGTTTATGCAAGAGTTTATGAGTGCAACATCGCTTCGCAAAGAGTTCTTGAAAAGAATGGATTTAAGTGCGTAGAGAGGCTAAGAAAGCACGTTCACATTCCAGAGGAAGGCTTTGCGGATGTTTTATTTTATGAGCTGTTTAAGGATGAATGGGAAAACGTTAAGAACATTGGAAACAACAGATAA